A window from Thermodesulfobacteriota bacterium encodes these proteins:
- a CDS encoding SDR family oxidoreductase, with protein sequence MEKLRGKTAIITGGGTGIGKATASLFAKEGANVVITGRTEERLIETAEEIGKSGAGISYRVSDVSNESECIQTVESTIGEYGRIDILFNNAGVCYRSNTHETDTCVWDETFDVNVKGVYLMSKHTLPHMIRQGGGSIVNNSSILGLKASAAGFAAYSASKGAVNQLTRSMALEYADKGIRVNAVCPGTIYTPMMDKLFEEWGDRVLGEKRYISVHPIGRLAQPEEIAHAVLYLCDDRIRFITGAMLSVDGGMSAK encoded by the coding sequence ATGGAGAAATTGAGAGGCAAGACGGCCATAATCACGGGGGGAGGCACGGGGATCGGGAAGGCGACGGCCAGCCTGTTCGCGAAAGAAGGGGCTAACGTCGTCATTACCGGAAGAACGGAAGAGAGGCTGATAGAAACGGCCGAAGAGATAGGTAAATCAGGAGCCGGCATAAGCTACCGGGTGAGCGACGTCTCGAACGAATCCGAGTGCATTCAAACAGTAGAAAGTACAATCGGCGAATACGGCCGCATAGACATTCTTTTCAATAACGCAGGGGTCTGCTACAGATCGAACACACACGAGACGGATACCTGCGTATGGGACGAGACGTTCGACGTGAACGTCAAAGGCGTTTATCTCATGTCCAAGCACACGCTCCCCCACATGATAAGACAAGGGGGAGGTTCGATCGTGAATAACTCGTCTATACTCGGACTCAAGGCATCGGCTGCGGGGTTCGCTGCGTACAGCGCTTCAAAAGGCGCCGTGAACCAGCTCACGAGAAGCATGGCTCTCGAATACGCGGATAAGGGCATCAGGGTCAACGCAGTCTGCCCCGGGACGATATACACCCCAATGATGGACAAGCTGTTCGAAGAATGGGGGGACAGGGTGCTCGGCGAAAAGCGGTATATCTCGGTTCACCCGATAGGCCGCCTCGCACAGCCGGAGGAGATCGCACACGCGGTGCTCTATCTCTGCGACGACAGGATCAGGTTCATTACGGGCGCGATGCTCTCTGTCGACGGGGGCATGAGCGCGAAATGA
- a CDS encoding MG2 domain-containing protein — protein sequence MDNSGNKKPGFRDPKNIAIALLVLIVLIMGLILAKNYFPETGAKKVLTGIGGVSVVEVKFDTQDNTFVDIVFNKPIGKSEEGEILGRDPAVINPPVNGSWTWKTPNVLSFQASYRFNMATDYTITLKPDNFLKPGESLGGKTVFEIRTDKFKVEQATVEEEPVEDEKNTVTLVGTIDFNYTVDPTVVARKISLMELPAEKGGEEKPIPVKLITDYWNTTIKWRSDPVEKMARERELRLVIVGDLTPAEGNVALGEDYVEKIMLGSKDKLAVRSVEPKSEYPRSSLELGFSSSVSPEIASDYISVEPRVSYSVKRIGNDIILTGDFVPGSKYQLAIAKGLPALDDAVLREDYKKEIQFSDLAPKLEFESPGMFLDSKGTQAVVLKSINIDSVELTVDRVYLNNIFFLFQSYGYSVWRDEFYQGTVGDFMGGRVAEELEYKIANKKNQEVSTVLDLQKYIPQDEPGLYQVGVLPSGEYQGVQKWVLITDIGIVAKKGKDDFLVWTSSFSNLAPVAGADVRVISSQNQLIARGATDAKGIFRASGLTRKFADNKPYMVTVQKGGDFSFLILDNMQIDASGLDVGGAVPSALGYTAYVYGERDIYRPGETVEGVAIVRDSNLNTPSPMPIVLKQKDARGRDVKTIKETLSAEGQVSFSIPIPEFAPTGNNTIEVLAGDELIGQYLFQVEEFIPDRIKVKIETGEDNVPLGKELAYDVRSSYLFGPPASGLSVQTLVDLVENPFLPEGYEGYVFTNPDRKYDSKEIFRAEGYLDSEGVKKFTVKIPEGLRPASSLQAQISARVQETGGRGVNSLRRVNVDPYPYYLGLKRKTPDEYAEPGKEVEFEYLALAPKGEGTEEVKTGELKAEFYKDVWNTVLRRTSTGNYNYESKRDSVLLNSMTIDSGAPRGSFVFTAPEFGSYRVVLTDPKGGASTQVQFYASGWGFSPWAVENPARIELGLEKAEYMPGEKARLQVRAPFSGKLLVTVEREGVYYAETHTLDGNTATIEVPVSEKYRPNAYVTATLVRGVKELEPGSAGRAFGAIPINVDRTANKIDVEITAPEEIRPLTPLEIGVKTQPGAAVTIAAVDEGILQLIDQKTADPFTFFYRKLALEVSSYDTFSLLLPDVSLGLSPPGGGFGARKEMQFLSTQGIRRVEPVAYWSGVLTADAEGKATFKFDMPQFQGAVRIMAVAVRGGEFGSSEKFTRVKSPIVLLPTPPRFFSLNESVVIPVSVRNDTKKDGVFSITTTMSGPGSVALMKSGSDAEKPAKNAKEAKIEADIPNGGEKTVYFVVDTADETGAIALNIAAAGNGESTSSYMDVPVLPDLPLSRVEKIGSIMNADTELAIDNVESYRTGTIGRELYISKLPLIQFSGKLEYLLQYPYGCLEQVTSRVFPLIYLSDIAKEIDPDLFKNADPAAMVQEGIRQIGTMQVAGGGFSLWPGGVQAEPWVSIYAAHFLVEARKAGYFIDDSLYSGAIEYLKNVAKAKPDYSTGELERAVYALYVLSRDGKPDLSTMDFIRDRHVGELTVESKALLGGAYAAAGNAAALEELLKGLNDVEEITRETGGNFNSTIRNRAILLLAILDVNPDDPRVPALVERLSRDAELNAWWTTQESSFALLAIGQFVKRQIETPPYTGKVYAGDEEIATFSSEATLSLTAITGDKPVSIKMDDGFKEGSAFFTLITSGIPTRKGFKPVEDGLLVAREFLTRDGAPLDPNNIVQGDLVVVRTKIQSASGKIENLVIENLLPSGFEVENPRLKTTETLSWATGDSVEPAYLDIRDDRILIFTDLPDAKWYNYYALLRVVNPGTFTVPPVQAEAMYSPNIRYTGKLENPFVVKLRQ from the coding sequence ATGGACAATTCTGGCAATAAGAAGCCCGGTTTCAGAGACCCGAAAAATATAGCGATTGCCCTCCTGGTCTTGATAGTCCTCATAATGGGGCTCATCCTTGCCAAAAACTATTTCCCCGAAACGGGCGCGAAAAAGGTTTTGACCGGAATAGGCGGCGTATCGGTCGTCGAGGTCAAGTTCGATACCCAGGACAACACTTTCGTCGACATCGTATTCAACAAACCCATCGGCAAGAGCGAGGAGGGCGAGATACTGGGACGCGACCCCGCCGTCATAAACCCTCCCGTTAACGGCTCGTGGACATGGAAGACGCCCAACGTGCTGAGCTTTCAGGCGTCCTACAGATTCAACATGGCCACCGATTATACGATCACGCTCAAGCCCGATAATTTTCTAAAGCCCGGGGAGTCGCTCGGCGGGAAGACCGTGTTCGAGATACGTACGGACAAATTCAAGGTCGAGCAGGCTACGGTCGAAGAGGAGCCTGTAGAGGACGAAAAGAACACGGTGACTCTCGTCGGGACGATCGATTTCAATTACACGGTCGATCCGACTGTGGTCGCCCGGAAGATCAGCTTGATGGAACTCCCGGCAGAGAAGGGCGGTGAGGAAAAACCGATACCCGTAAAGCTCATCACCGATTACTGGAATACTACTATCAAGTGGCGTAGCGACCCAGTCGAGAAGATGGCCCGGGAAAGGGAGCTCAGGCTCGTCATCGTGGGTGACCTCACGCCCGCAGAAGGCAACGTCGCGCTAGGCGAGGATTACGTCGAGAAGATAATGCTTGGGTCGAAGGACAAGCTCGCCGTGAGGAGCGTCGAGCCCAAGTCCGAATACCCCAGGTCTTCTTTGGAACTTGGGTTTTCTTCTTCAGTCAGCCCGGAGATAGCGTCCGATTACATATCGGTCGAGCCCAGGGTGAGTTACAGCGTCAAGAGGATTGGGAACGATATAATACTGACAGGCGATTTCGTGCCCGGGAGCAAATACCAGCTCGCGATCGCAAAGGGCCTCCCCGCACTAGACGACGCGGTGCTGAGGGAGGATTACAAAAAAGAGATACAGTTCTCGGACCTCGCCCCCAAGCTCGAGTTCGAGAGCCCGGGGATGTTCCTCGACTCGAAGGGTACGCAGGCAGTGGTCCTGAAATCGATAAACATAGACAGCGTCGAGCTGACCGTCGACCGCGTGTACCTCAACAACATCTTCTTCCTCTTCCAGTCCTACGGATATTCGGTCTGGAGGGACGAATTTTACCAGGGCACCGTAGGGGATTTCATGGGCGGCCGCGTGGCCGAAGAGCTCGAATATAAAATAGCGAACAAGAAGAACCAGGAGGTCTCTACAGTCCTCGATCTCCAAAAATACATACCTCAAGATGAGCCGGGTCTCTATCAGGTGGGCGTGCTGCCGTCTGGGGAATACCAGGGAGTGCAGAAATGGGTGCTGATTACGGACATAGGAATCGTCGCAAAGAAGGGTAAAGACGATTTTCTCGTCTGGACCTCGTCGTTCTCGAACCTCGCGCCTGTAGCGGGCGCCGACGTCAGGGTCATAAGCAGCCAGAACCAGCTCATAGCGCGCGGCGCGACCGACGCGAAGGGCATTTTCAGGGCGTCGGGGCTGACCCGGAAATTCGCCGATAACAAGCCCTATATGGTTACCGTGCAGAAAGGCGGGGACTTCAGCTTCCTCATTCTCGACAACATGCAGATAGACGCCTCGGGGCTCGACGTAGGGGGGGCAGTGCCGTCCGCATTGGGCTATACGGCCTACGTATACGGCGAGAGGGACATATACCGCCCAGGCGAGACCGTAGAGGGTGTCGCGATAGTGAGGGACTCGAACCTCAATACGCCTTCCCCGATGCCTATAGTGCTCAAGCAGAAAGACGCGAGGGGACGCGACGTCAAAACGATAAAGGAAACTTTAAGCGCGGAGGGCCAGGTATCTTTTTCGATACCGATACCTGAGTTCGCCCCGACAGGGAACAATACGATAGAGGTGCTTGCAGGTGACGAGCTCATAGGGCAGTACCTCTTTCAGGTCGAAGAATTCATCCCTGACCGCATAAAGGTCAAGATTGAGACCGGCGAGGACAACGTCCCTCTCGGAAAGGAGCTTGCGTACGACGTAAGGAGCTCATATCTCTTCGGCCCCCCTGCTTCGGGGCTCTCGGTGCAGACGCTCGTAGACCTGGTGGAGAACCCGTTCCTCCCAGAGGGCTACGAAGGATATGTCTTCACCAACCCGGACAGGAAATACGATTCGAAGGAGATTTTCCGGGCGGAAGGATATCTCGACTCAGAGGGCGTCAAGAAATTCACGGTCAAGATTCCCGAAGGGCTCAGGCCCGCATCATCCCTCCAGGCGCAGATATCTGCACGCGTCCAGGAAACCGGCGGCCGCGGGGTGAACTCGCTCAGGCGTGTAAACGTCGACCCCTATCCCTATTATCTCGGGCTTAAGCGGAAGACGCCCGATGAATACGCCGAGCCCGGCAAAGAGGTGGAATTCGAATACTTAGCGCTCGCTCCGAAGGGAGAGGGGACCGAAGAGGTAAAAACAGGAGAGCTCAAGGCCGAGTTTTATAAGGACGTCTGGAATACGGTGTTGAGGAGAACGTCAACCGGCAATTACAACTATGAATCCAAGCGCGATTCCGTGCTGCTTAATTCGATGACCATCGACAGCGGGGCACCCAGAGGGAGCTTCGTTTTCACAGCGCCTGAATTCGGGAGCTACAGGGTCGTTCTGACTGATCCTAAAGGGGGCGCCTCCACCCAAGTGCAGTTCTACGCGAGCGGTTGGGGGTTCTCGCCCTGGGCTGTCGAGAATCCCGCGCGTATAGAGCTCGGTCTCGAGAAGGCCGAATACATGCCCGGCGAGAAGGCCAGGCTTCAGGTGCGCGCGCCGTTCTCGGGAAAACTGCTCGTTACTGTGGAGCGGGAGGGTGTGTACTACGCGGAAACACACACGCTCGACGGCAACACTGCCACGATCGAGGTCCCCGTCAGCGAGAAGTACAGGCCCAACGCATACGTCACAGCCACGCTGGTCAGAGGTGTGAAGGAGCTCGAGCCGGGCTCTGCGGGGAGGGCGTTCGGGGCGATTCCTATAAATGTCGACCGCACCGCGAACAAGATAGACGTCGAAATAACGGCCCCTGAAGAAATCAGGCCGCTCACTCCCCTCGAGATAGGGGTTAAGACACAGCCGGGCGCGGCGGTCACGATCGCCGCGGTGGACGAAGGAATATTACAGCTCATAGACCAGAAGACCGCCGACCCCTTCACGTTCTTTTACAGGAAGCTCGCGCTCGAAGTGAGTTCCTACGACACGTTCTCGCTCCTACTGCCTGACGTGTCTCTGGGGTTGTCGCCCCCGGGCGGCGGTTTCGGCGCGAGGAAGGAGATGCAGTTCCTGAGCACGCAGGGCATAAGGAGGGTCGAGCCCGTCGCCTACTGGTCGGGCGTGCTGACTGCGGACGCGGAAGGTAAGGCGACTTTCAAGTTCGACATGCCCCAGTTCCAGGGAGCTGTCCGTATCATGGCCGTAGCGGTCAGGGGCGGGGAATTCGGATCGTCCGAAAAATTCACTCGCGTGAAATCCCCGATAGTACTCCTCCCGACTCCACCCAGGTTCTTTTCTCTAAACGAAAGCGTCGTCATACCCGTGTCTGTGAGGAACGATACGAAGAAGGACGGCGTATTCAGCATAACTACGACTATGAGCGGACCGGGCTCCGTTGCCCTGATGAAGAGCGGCTCAGATGCCGAGAAACCGGCGAAAAATGCGAAGGAAGCGAAAATAGAGGCCGATATTCCGAACGGAGGAGAGAAGACGGTTTACTTCGTCGTGGATACGGCTGACGAGACGGGCGCGATCGCTCTCAATATAGCCGCGGCCGGCAACGGTGAATCCACGAGCTCGTACATGGATGTCCCTGTGCTCCCCGACCTTCCTCTGAGCAGGGTCGAGAAAATCGGCAGCATAATGAACGCGGACACGGAGCTCGCAATCGACAACGTGGAATCTTACCGTACCGGGACTATCGGAAGGGAGCTGTACATAAGCAAGCTCCCGCTCATACAGTTTTCAGGGAAGCTCGAATACCTGCTCCAGTACCCGTACGGATGCCTCGAGCAGGTCACTTCCCGCGTATTCCCCCTCATATACCTTTCCGACATAGCGAAGGAAATAGACCCCGATCTGTTCAAGAATGCCGACCCGGCGGCGATGGTGCAGGAGGGGATAAGACAGATAGGCACGATGCAGGTGGCGGGAGGGGGCTTCTCATTATGGCCTGGCGGTGTGCAGGCTGAGCCCTGGGTCAGCATATACGCCGCCCATTTCCTTGTCGAGGCGCGTAAGGCGGGATATTTCATCGACGACTCCCTTTATTCAGGCGCGATCGAATATTTGAAGAACGTGGCGAAGGCCAAGCCTGATTACAGCACCGGAGAGCTCGAGAGAGCCGTTTACGCGCTCTATGTGCTGAGCCGCGACGGAAAGCCCGATCTCAGCACGATGGATTTCATAAGGGACCGCCACGTTGGCGAGCTTACGGTAGAATCGAAGGCGCTTTTAGGCGGGGCGTACGCCGCCGCGGGGAATGCAGCCGCGCTCGAGGAGCTCCTCAAGGGCCTTAACGACGTGGAAGAGATCACGAGAGAGACGGGCGGAAATTTCAATTCCACGATCAGGAACAGGGCGATACTGCTTCTCGCGATACTCGACGTAAACCCGGACGACCCGAGGGTACCCGCTCTCGTCGAACGTCTGTCGAGAGACGCTGAGTTAAACGCCTGGTGGACAACCCAGGAGAGCTCTTTCGCCCTCCTCGCTATCGGCCAGTTCGTCAAGAGGCAGATCGAGACCCCGCCTTACACGGGAAAGGTGTACGCCGGCGACGAAGAGATAGCGACTTTCAGCAGCGAAGCGACGTTGAGCCTCACCGCCATTACGGGCGACAAGCCCGTCAGTATAAAGATGGACGACGGGTTCAAGGAAGGGAGCGCGTTCTTTACATTGATTACGAGCGGTATCCCGACGAGAAAAGGGTTTAAGCCTGTCGAGGACGGTCTCCTCGTAGCGAGAGAATTTCTTACAAGAGACGGCGCTCCGCTCGACCCGAATAATATCGTCCAGGGCGACCTGGTTGTAGTCAGGACGAAGATTCAGAGCGCTTCGGGAAAGATAGAGAACCTCGTAATAGAAAACCTCCTGCCCTCCGGGTTCGAGGTGGAAAACCCGAGGCTCAAGACGACAGAGACCCTGTCATGGGCGACCGGGGACAGCGTTGAGCCAGCATACCTCGACATCAGGGACGACCGCATACTGATATTCACCGATCTCCCGGACGCGAAATGGTACAACTACTACGCGCTTCTCCGCGTCGTGAACCCGGGCACTTTCACCGTGCCGCCGGTTCAGGCTGAGGCGATGTATTCGCCCAATATCAGGTACACGGGAAAGCTCGAGAACCCGTTCGTCGTTAAGCTGAGACAGTAA
- the pbpC gene encoding penicillin-binding protein 1C yields the protein MRIPRGMTMLAGRFKKLAVIFFFASSAFVFSALLLFFALDLLFPFPAESLRREPTAVITDKDGRPLRFFLSRDKRWRFPVKLADVSPKLAEAVIASEDRWFRSHPGVNPFALLRAFYTNLKEGRVVSGASTIPMQIARMADPKSRTIFSKLEEAFRALQLKRMYSDDELLEIYLNLAPYGGNIEGIGAASYFYFGKTPRALTPGEIALLTALPRSPAAYDPVRNPKDSEKERNKVLGQLAARGVLTSGEASEGAKEAVPRAKKPQPFAAPHFSEFAYRDIAKGGSLETTLDPSIQKVAEEVAKRHIGILRNGGIDNLAIVVIENDTRKLRAMVGSADYFDKDHSGQVNFTLARRSPGSALKPFLYAMALDEGIAVPDTYVLDIPTDFSGYVAENYDSKYRGRITLENALILSLNAPAVRMLSQIGLKDFHELLLKAGLSTLDRPSNKYGLPLILGAGEVRLIDLTNLYATLAAGGGHEPVIITEDANHESAPAGLFSPEASYLITEILTGLKRPDMPSNSWALTEDVPEVAWKTGTSYGHRDAWSLGYSDKYTIGVWVGNPDGRGQKGISGSEHAAPILFDVFRGVEGDGSRISRPEGLRLGTVEVCRESHLLPTPYCGERDKVTYIKGVSRIPRDNYSKKIFVDKESGDLLLGDCIGERPHESRVITTYPPELVAWWMAEGVKRDAFPPLSPYCNDVSSERPPQILSPDKSTPYRVLDGMPSEYQRVELIAGVSEEVSALYWYQDGKLVASTRPYKKTFIPLTAGRHRLVVVDSSGRSDNITYKVESRDSVEVVER from the coding sequence ATGCGGATACCGAGAGGAATGACGATGCTCGCCGGACGATTTAAAAAACTCGCTGTAATATTTTTTTTCGCGTCGTCCGCATTCGTTTTCTCCGCGCTCCTGCTTTTTTTTGCGCTCGATCTCTTGTTCCCGTTCCCTGCGGAATCGCTGAGGCGAGAGCCGACGGCCGTTATCACGGACAAAGACGGAAGACCACTCAGATTCTTTCTTTCACGGGACAAGCGCTGGCGCTTCCCCGTAAAGCTCGCGGACGTTTCCCCCAAGCTCGCCGAGGCCGTGATAGCGTCCGAGGACAGGTGGTTCCGCAGCCATCCCGGCGTGAACCCGTTTGCTCTCTTGAGGGCCTTTTATACGAATCTAAAAGAGGGGAGGGTCGTCTCGGGCGCGTCTACCATTCCTATGCAGATAGCCCGCATGGCCGACCCGAAATCGAGGACTATTTTTTCCAAACTGGAAGAGGCGTTCCGCGCTCTCCAGTTAAAGCGGATGTACAGCGATGACGAGCTGCTCGAGATTTATCTCAACCTGGCTCCCTACGGCGGCAATATAGAGGGAATAGGAGCGGCGTCCTATTTTTACTTCGGGAAAACCCCGCGCGCGCTCACGCCGGGCGAGATAGCACTGCTCACTGCGCTCCCGCGCTCCCCAGCCGCCTACGACCCGGTCAGGAACCCGAAAGATTCGGAGAAGGAAAGGAACAAGGTACTGGGACAGCTTGCGGCGAGAGGGGTCCTCACGTCCGGGGAAGCTTCCGAGGGAGCGAAAGAAGCAGTCCCCAGGGCGAAGAAGCCCCAGCCCTTCGCCGCGCCCCACTTCTCGGAATTCGCCTACAGGGACATTGCGAAAGGCGGGAGCCTCGAGACCACTCTCGACCCGTCGATCCAGAAGGTCGCGGAAGAGGTCGCTAAGCGTCATATAGGGATCCTCAGGAACGGCGGCATAGACAACCTTGCGATAGTCGTGATAGAGAACGATACGAGGAAGCTCAGGGCAATGGTCGGCTCGGCCGATTACTTCGACAAGGACCATTCGGGTCAGGTCAACTTCACGCTGGCGAGACGCTCACCGGGCTCCGCTCTGAAACCGTTTCTTTATGCCATGGCTCTCGATGAGGGAATAGCGGTACCCGATACCTATGTTCTCGACATACCTACCGACTTCTCGGGTTACGTCGCGGAGAATTACGACAGCAAGTACAGGGGGAGGATAACCCTCGAGAACGCTCTGATACTTTCGCTAAACGCCCCTGCGGTCAGGATGCTGTCGCAGATCGGCCTCAAGGATTTTCACGAGCTCCTTTTAAAGGCCGGCCTTTCCACGCTCGACAGGCCGTCCAATAAATACGGGCTCCCGCTAATTCTCGGAGCGGGAGAAGTGAGGCTCATCGACCTCACTAATCTGTACGCGACGCTCGCGGCGGGAGGCGGTCACGAGCCTGTGATCATCACCGAAGACGCAAACCACGAATCTGCTCCGGCAGGACTCTTTTCGCCTGAAGCGTCTTATCTTATTACGGAGATACTGACGGGCCTCAAGCGCCCCGATATGCCTTCCAACTCATGGGCGCTCACCGAGGACGTCCCCGAGGTCGCGTGGAAGACGGGCACCTCCTACGGGCACAGGGACGCGTGGTCGCTCGGGTACTCGGACAAGTACACGATCGGGGTCTGGGTGGGCAATCCGGACGGAAGGGGGCAAAAAGGCATCTCCGGATCGGAGCATGCGGCGCCGATACTGTTCGATGTATTCAGGGGCGTGGAAGGTGACGGCTCGAGGATAAGCAGGCCCGAAGGGCTCAGGCTCGGCACTGTCGAGGTGTGCAGGGAGAGCCACCTTCTCCCGACCCCCTACTGCGGGGAGAGGGACAAGGTCACGTACATAAAAGGCGTGTCACGAATACCCAGGGACAATTACTCAAAAAAGATATTCGTCGATAAGGAGTCCGGGGACCTGCTCCTTGGAGACTGCATAGGTGAGCGACCGCACGAATCGCGTGTTATCACGACCTATCCCCCCGAGCTCGTCGCATGGTGGATGGCAGAAGGCGTGAAGAGGGACGCTTTCCCTCCCCTCAGCCCTTACTGTAACGACGTCTCATCCGAGCGGCCGCCTCAGATTCTGTCGCCCGATAAATCGACCCCTTACCGCGTGCTCGACGGCATGCCCTCCGAGTATCAGAGGGTCGAGCTCATCGCCGGTGTGAGCGAAGAGGTGAGCGCCCTCTACTGGTATCAGGACGGGAAGCTCGTGGCCTCGACTCGCCCTTACAAGAAAACGTTCATACCGCTGACTGCGGGCAGGCACCGCCTCGTCGTGGTGGATTCATCCGGGCGCTCGGACAACATCACGTATAAGGTCGAGAGCCGTGACAGCGTCGAAGTCGTCGAGAGATGA
- a CDS encoding cytochrome P450: protein MLPPGPRGLPFIGSLAGYFSDPLGFLTKISRRYGDIVYFTLGSRRLYLLNNPEHIKDVLVTHNRNFTKSRALDRAKLVLGEGLLTSEGDVHLRQRRIIQPVFHYKRIRSYGDVMADYGSRAGASWKSGDIVDIHVEMTKLTLAVVSKTLFDADVESESDEIVGSLTDIVTLFPRFVFPFSEILDCLPLPGNKRGLQAVSRLDSVIYRLIEERRRDAGQKDDLLSMLLEARDEEGDKKGMSDTQVRDEAITLFLAGQETMANSLTWTWYLLSQNPGAEKKLHEEIDTVLGGRPPSFDDLGRLPYTHGVFKEALRLYPAAWVVARRAINDYEVGGYTVPAGADIYMSQFVVHRDPRFYPDPLKYEPERWRSEEDSSLPKFAYFPFGGGPRRCIGEPFAWMEGVLLIAAIASKWKMGLAPGHRVVPDPLITIRPKYGMRMVVERR from the coding sequence ATGCTCCCTCCGGGGCCGAGAGGTCTCCCTTTCATAGGCTCGCTCGCCGGTTATTTCAGCGACCCGCTCGGGTTCCTGACGAAGATATCGAGGCGGTACGGGGACATCGTTTATTTCACTCTCGGGTCGCGTAGATTATATCTCCTCAACAATCCCGAGCACATAAAGGACGTGCTCGTCACGCACAACCGCAATTTCACGAAAAGCCGGGCGCTCGACCGCGCGAAGCTCGTCTTAGGCGAAGGTCTTCTCACGAGCGAGGGTGATGTCCACCTGAGACAGAGGAGGATCATTCAGCCCGTATTCCACTACAAGAGGATAAGGTCCTACGGCGACGTCATGGCGGACTACGGCTCGCGCGCGGGCGCTTCCTGGAAGAGCGGGGACATAGTCGATATACACGTGGAGATGACGAAGCTCACGCTCGCAGTCGTGAGCAAGACGCTCTTCGACGCTGACGTCGAATCGGAATCGGACGAGATCGTCGGATCGCTCACAGACATAGTGACTCTCTTCCCCAGGTTCGTTTTCCCGTTCTCCGAGATCCTCGACTGCCTGCCGCTCCCGGGGAATAAACGCGGGCTTCAGGCAGTCAGCCGGCTCGACAGCGTGATATACAGGCTCATAGAAGAAAGGCGGAGAGATGCCGGACAGAAAGACGACCTCCTCTCGATGCTCCTCGAAGCAAGGGACGAGGAAGGGGACAAAAAGGGGATGAGCGACACGCAGGTGAGGGACGAGGCTATAACCCTCTTCCTCGCCGGGCAGGAAACGATGGCCAATTCCCTGACCTGGACTTGGTATCTCCTCTCTCAAAACCCCGGAGCCGAGAAGAAGCTCCACGAAGAGATCGATACCGTTCTCGGCGGACGGCCGCCGTCCTTTGACGACCTCGGGAGGCTCCCCTACACTCACGGGGTCTTCAAGGAAGCACTCAGGCTCTACCCGGCCGCATGGGTCGTCGCGAGGCGCGCGATAAACGATTATGAAGTGGGAGGATATACAGTGCCCGCAGGGGCGGACATATACATGAGCCAGTTCGTAGTCCACCGCGACCCGCGATTTTATCCCGATCCGCTTAAGTACGAGCCCGAAAGATGGCGCTCCGAGGAGGATTCAAGCCTTCCCAAATTCGCCTATTTCCCGTTCGGAGGCGGGCCGAGGCGCTGCATAGGGGAGCCCTTCGCGTGGATGGAAGGAGTGCTGCTCATCGCCGCGATAGCGTCAAAGTGGAAGATGGGTCTTGCTCCGGGGCACAGGGTAGTGCCGGACCCGCTTATCACGATCCGCCCCAAGTACGGGATGAGAATGGTTGTTGAGAGGCGGTAG